The following proteins are co-located in the Telopea speciosissima isolate NSW1024214 ecotype Mountain lineage chromosome 9, Tspe_v1, whole genome shotgun sequence genome:
- the LOC122639217 gene encoding uncharacterized protein LOC122639217 has translation MADPKPPSDNVQVQITTIKLSGVSNYLLWAQAVQAYIHAKGKLKYITDDPPNRDPKDPTTFTAHEEWMRENSIIKIWLWNSVELAIASNVMFHTLAKDVWNDLCESFSQERNISLEFHVAKFLAGLHPDYQSVKSQLLTGEKVEVFSRLNLLANSSKLGKIPKDNSAFVANRGRGHGRGQFRGRGRGSGSSGGGTGPQYMDKSARQCTHCGKPNHTVDTCWAKHGKPEWANELANVATTDTANEKTTSDMNQSPTTSSVSRDDYN, from the exons ATGGCTGATCCTAAACCACCATCGGACAATGTCCAAGTACAGATTACCACCATTAAACTATCTggagtttcaaattatttattatgggCCCAAGCAGTACAAGCTTACATACATGCCAAGGGCAAACTGAAATATATTACAGATGATCCTCCAAATCGTGATCCTAAGGATCCTACCACATTTACAGCGCATGAGGAGTGGATGCGTGAAAATTCTATTATAAAGATATGGCTTTGGAACAGTGTTGAACTTGCTATTGCTtccaatgtgatgtttcacactCTTGCAAAGGATGTCTGGAATGACTTGTGTGAAAGCTTctctcaagaaaggaatatctCCC TTGAGTTCCATGTTGCAAAATTTCTTGCTGGACTACATCCTGACTACCAGTCTGTGAAGAGTCAGTTACTTACAGGAGAGAAGGTTGAAGTTTTTTCTCGTCTCAACCTTCTGGCTAATTCCTCCAAGCTTGGCAAAATTCCCAAGGACAACTCAGCATTTGTTGCTAATCGTGGACGGGGACATGGTCGTGGCCAATTTAGAGGTCGTGGCCGTGGCTCTGGCTCTAGTGGAGGAGGTACAGGACCTCAATATATGGACAAATCTGCCCGCCAATGCACTCATTGTGGCAAACCAAATCATACTGTGGATACTTGTTGGGCCAAGCATGGAAAACCTGAGTGGGCAAATGAACTAGCCAATGTAGCCACCACTGACACTGCTAATGAGAAAACCACCAGTGACATGAACCAGAGTCCAACTACTTCATCTGTGTCTCGTGATGATTACAACTAG
- the LOC122639391 gene encoding uncharacterized protein LOC122639391 isoform X2 — translation MGSRVGRKQRWFSQPLTPLMEGPDPETQCGSKKESSWEVIRNWVRLQRSFSSGNLSNPLDGNSPAKRQDLRLLLGVLGCPLAPVPLYDHPIHHLPMKDIPITSSAHYIIQQYMAATGCLKVTKCRKNMYATGVVKMMCCETQIASGKNVRSVGSSRGGENGCFVLWQMSPGMWSLELVVDGNKVVAGSNGKIVWRYTPWLGTHAAKGPQRPLRRIIQGLDPKCTASLFAKAQCLGEKRIGGEDCFVLKVAADRAAVMERSEGPAEVIRHVLYGYFSQKSGLLLYMEDSHLTRVQAPETDTVYWETTIGSSIGDYRDVDGVLIAHQGRSVATVFRFGEVSMQHSRTRMEEAWKIDDVVFNVPGLSVDHFIPPADILNATHSPLIKLEK, via the exons ATGGGTTCAAGAGTTGGAAGAAAACAGAGGTGGTTTTCACAGCCTCTAACACCTCTAATGGAAGGTCCTGATCCAGAGACTCAGTGTGGGAGCAAGAAGGAGAGCTCTTGGGAAGTAATTCGCAACTGGGTTCGATTACAAAGAAGCTTCTCAAGTGGTAATTTGTCCAATCCATTAGATGGAAACAGCCCAGCCAAGAGGCAAGATTTGAGGCTCTTGCTTGGTGTCTTGGGTTGTCCTCTTGCTCCAGTTCCTTTATATGATCACCCAATTCATCACCTCCCCATGAAGGACATTCCCATT ACATCGTCTGCACATTACATCATTCAACAGTACATGGCGGCCACAGGATGCTTGAAGGTTACAAAATGTAGGAAGAACATGTATGCAACTGGGGTGGTGAAGATGATGTGTTGTGAGACACAGATTGCTTCAGGGAAGAACGTGAGGAGTGTAGGTAGTAGTAGAGGTGGGGAGAATGGTTGCTTCGTTCTATGGCAAATGTCTCCGGGAATGTGGTCTCTTGAGTTGGTTGTCGACGGCAATAAGGTTGTCGCCggtagcaatgggaagatcgtTTGGCGTTATACACCATGGCTTGGCACACATGCTGCTAAGGGTCCCCAACGCCCACTTCGCCGGATCATCCAG GGCTTGGATCCGAAGTGCACCGCGAGCTTGTTTGCTAAAGCCCAGTGTCTAGGTGAAAAACGGATTGGCGGTGAGGATTGCTTTGTACTAAAAGTAGCTGCTGATCGTGCGGCTGTGATGGAGAGGAGTGAGGGCCCGGCTGAGGTGATTAGGCACGTGCTTTATGGTTATTTCAGTCAAAAGAGTGGGCTTCTTCTATACATGGAGGATTCTCACCTCACAAGAGTACAAGCACCAGAGACTGATACGGTGTATTGGGAGACAACAATTGGAAGTAGTATCGGAGATTACAGAGACGTTGATGGGGTATTGATTGCTCATCAAGGAAGATCTGTGGCTACGGTGTTCCGGTTCGGAGAGGTGTCGATGCAGCATAGTAGGACCAGAATGGAGGAAGCATGGAAGATTGATGATGTAGTGTTCAATGTTCCAGGCCTCTCTGTTGACCATTTTATCCCTCCAGCAGATATCTTGAATGCTACCCATTCACCATTAATTAAGCTTGAGAaataa
- the LOC122639391 gene encoding uncharacterized protein LOC122639391 isoform X1 codes for MGSRVGRKQRWFSQPLTPLMEGPDPETQCGSKKESSWEVIRNWVRLQRSFSSGNLSNPLDGNSPAKRQDLRLLLGVLGCPLAPVPLYDHPIHHLPMKDIPIETSSAHYIIQQYMAATGCLKVTKCRKNMYATGVVKMMCCETQIASGKNVRSVGSSRGGENGCFVLWQMSPGMWSLELVVDGNKVVAGSNGKIVWRYTPWLGTHAAKGPQRPLRRIIQGLDPKCTASLFAKAQCLGEKRIGGEDCFVLKVAADRAAVMERSEGPAEVIRHVLYGYFSQKSGLLLYMEDSHLTRVQAPETDTVYWETTIGSSIGDYRDVDGVLIAHQGRSVATVFRFGEVSMQHSRTRMEEAWKIDDVVFNVPGLSVDHFIPPADILNATHSPLIKLEK; via the exons ATGGGTTCAAGAGTTGGAAGAAAACAGAGGTGGTTTTCACAGCCTCTAACACCTCTAATGGAAGGTCCTGATCCAGAGACTCAGTGTGGGAGCAAGAAGGAGAGCTCTTGGGAAGTAATTCGCAACTGGGTTCGATTACAAAGAAGCTTCTCAAGTGGTAATTTGTCCAATCCATTAGATGGAAACAGCCCAGCCAAGAGGCAAGATTTGAGGCTCTTGCTTGGTGTCTTGGGTTGTCCTCTTGCTCCAGTTCCTTTATATGATCACCCAATTCATCACCTCCCCATGAAGGACATTCCCATT GAGACATCGTCTGCACATTACATCATTCAACAGTACATGGCGGCCACAGGATGCTTGAAGGTTACAAAATGTAGGAAGAACATGTATGCAACTGGGGTGGTGAAGATGATGTGTTGTGAGACACAGATTGCTTCAGGGAAGAACGTGAGGAGTGTAGGTAGTAGTAGAGGTGGGGAGAATGGTTGCTTCGTTCTATGGCAAATGTCTCCGGGAATGTGGTCTCTTGAGTTGGTTGTCGACGGCAATAAGGTTGTCGCCggtagcaatgggaagatcgtTTGGCGTTATACACCATGGCTTGGCACACATGCTGCTAAGGGTCCCCAACGCCCACTTCGCCGGATCATCCAG GGCTTGGATCCGAAGTGCACCGCGAGCTTGTTTGCTAAAGCCCAGTGTCTAGGTGAAAAACGGATTGGCGGTGAGGATTGCTTTGTACTAAAAGTAGCTGCTGATCGTGCGGCTGTGATGGAGAGGAGTGAGGGCCCGGCTGAGGTGATTAGGCACGTGCTTTATGGTTATTTCAGTCAAAAGAGTGGGCTTCTTCTATACATGGAGGATTCTCACCTCACAAGAGTACAAGCACCAGAGACTGATACGGTGTATTGGGAGACAACAATTGGAAGTAGTATCGGAGATTACAGAGACGTTGATGGGGTATTGATTGCTCATCAAGGAAGATCTGTGGCTACGGTGTTCCGGTTCGGAGAGGTGTCGATGCAGCATAGTAGGACCAGAATGGAGGAAGCATGGAAGATTGATGATGTAGTGTTCAATGTTCCAGGCCTCTCTGTTGACCATTTTATCCCTCCAGCAGATATCTTGAATGCTACCCATTCACCATTAATTAAGCTTGAGAaataa